Proteins from one Candidatus Obscuribacterales bacterium genomic window:
- a CDS encoding glycosyltransferase family 4 protein has protein sequence MVNPCRSLHLLLVSTPVGPLGSGLGGGVELTLHNIAQALTQRGHQITILAPTGSSLGDVNVIPVAGKLQPLAQNQERDAAITLPAQPVLGAMWQQAKLLAPQYDVLVNFAYDWLPFYLTPWFDRPIAHLVSMASLTDAMDDAIAQVVAHYPHTVAVHSLAQAETFSFGDRCRCLGNGLDLSHYRFVAEPDTYLGWVGRIAPEKGIEDAIAAADQSHLSLKVWGAMPDPDYWQQVCRTYPNADVSYQGFLSTAELQAQLGQCRGLLVTPRWVEAFGNVVIEALACGVPVIAYRRGGPAEIVSHGQTGWVVEPDSVDALVEAIARLPELDRHRCRQAAEEHYSLAALGARVEDWLQTMLEG, from the coding sequence ATGGTAAACCCTTGCCGATCGCTTCATCTTTTGTTGGTCTCCACGCCAGTCGGGCCACTAGGCTCTGGGCTGGGCGGTGGCGTTGAACTCACCCTACACAATATCGCCCAGGCCCTCACCCAGCGCGGCCATCAGATCACCATCCTGGCTCCCACGGGCTCCAGCCTAGGGGACGTCAACGTCATACCGGTCGCGGGCAAGCTGCAACCCCTGGCCCAAAACCAGGAACGGGATGCGGCCATTACCCTACCAGCCCAGCCCGTACTCGGTGCCATGTGGCAGCAAGCCAAGCTCTTGGCACCTCAATATGACGTGCTGGTGAATTTTGCCTACGATTGGCTGCCCTTTTACCTCACCCCCTGGTTTGATCGCCCCATTGCCCACTTGGTGAGCATGGCCTCCCTCACCGACGCCATGGATGACGCGATCGCCCAGGTCGTGGCCCACTATCCCCACACGGTTGCCGTCCATAGCTTGGCCCAGGCAGAAACCTTTAGTTTTGGCGATCGCTGCCGCTGCTTGGGCAATGGTCTGGATTTATCCCACTATCGCTTTGTGGCGGAACCGGACACTTACCTAGGCTGGGTCGGACGCATTGCTCCCGAGAAGGGTATTGAAGATGCGATCGCCGCTGCGGATCAAAGCCATCTCTCCCTGAAAGTCTGGGGAGCCATGCCCGATCCAGACTATTGGCAGCAGGTCTGTCGCACCTATCCCAATGCCGATGTCAGCTACCAAGGATTTCTCTCCACCGCCGAGTTACAGGCCCAACTGGGTCAATGTCGAGGGTTGTTGGTGACGCCGCGCTGGGTGGAAGCCTTTGGCAATGTGGTGATCGAAGCGCTGGCCTGTGGCGTGCCGGTGATTGCCTATCGGCGAGGTGGCCCAGCAGAAATTGTTAGCCATGGGCAAACGGGATGGGTAGTGGAACCGGATTCCGTGGATGCCTTAGTGGAAGCGATCGCCCGTCTGCCGGAGTTGGATCGCCACCGCTGCCGCCAAGCTGCTGAAGAACATTATTCCCTCGCGGCCCTAGGCGCACGGGTGGAAGACTGGCTGCAAACTATGCTTGAAGGATAA
- a CDS encoding DUF2949 domain-containing protein encodes MSSLQMRLIEFLQQELRIPHNSIATALRHPEGQTPHLLPMVLWQYGLVTLEQLDRIFNWLETAPGRDDYTPSCS; translated from the coding sequence ATGTCAAGTCTCCAAATGCGCCTCATTGAGTTCTTGCAGCAAGAGCTTCGCATTCCACATAACTCCATCGCCACGGCTCTCCGCCATCCGGAAGGACAAACGCCGCATTTGTTGCCCATGGTGCTCTGGCAATATGGGTTGGTGACCTTGGAGCAGCTTGACCGCATTTTTAATTGGTTAGAAACGGCTCCAGGGCGTGACGATTACACCCCTAGCTGCTCTTGA
- the clpS gene encoding ATP-dependent Clp protease adapter ClpS — protein MSVETLERSSTVRKPAPRYRVLLHNDDYNSMEYVVQTLMQTVASLTQPQAVDIMMEAHTNGLALVITCAQEHAEFYCETLKNHGLISTMEPDE, from the coding sequence GTGTCAGTCGAAACCCTTGAACGGAGTTCAACGGTACGGAAGCCTGCGCCCCGCTACCGGGTTCTTCTCCACAATGATGATTACAACTCCATGGAGTATGTCGTGCAGACCCTCATGCAGACCGTGGCAAGTTTAACCCAGCCTCAAGCGGTCGATATCATGATGGAGGCCCATACCAACGGCCTGGCCCTGGTGATTACCTGTGCCCAAGAACATGCGGAGTTTTATTGTGAAACGCTGAAAAACCATGGATTAATCAGCACCATGGAACCCGACGAATAG
- a CDS encoding CPBP family glutamic-type intramembrane protease, translated as MKGTPTLTRHQSAPRRLITFLIWLAIAWLPFAALGYWVIPDANTRTIVVMVILGVEFVTLVRLWGWSVHGYPRPLQHYGLSGSLSNRLQLLAGLLVGLLSLMALYGLASLLGWVTWRSPSWSLLPVALQGLLVGVGVGVGEELVFRGWLLDELERDYRPAVALWSSSLIFAILHYLKPPTEILRTLPGFPGLVLLGLTLVWAKRSTATWRGLTRRGQLGLPIGLHAGLVWGSYVLHVGEWIDYGDRVPEWVTGIDQNPLAGLMGIGCLGLIAAVMGWRSRH; from the coding sequence TTGAAGGGTACCCCTACGCTCACGCGCCATCAGTCTGCCCCCCGTCGCCTGATCACATTTTTGATCTGGCTGGCGATCGCTTGGCTGCCCTTTGCCGCCTTAGGGTATTGGGTGATTCCCGATGCCAACACCCGCACCATTGTGGTGATGGTGATTTTAGGAGTTGAGTTTGTGACCCTGGTACGTCTCTGGGGGTGGTCGGTGCATGGCTATCCACGCCCCTTGCAGCACTATGGCTTGAGTGGTTCGCTCAGCAATCGCCTGCAGTTGCTGGCGGGCTTGCTGGTGGGTCTGCTAAGTCTGATGGCACTCTATGGTCTAGCAAGCCTGCTGGGCTGGGTGACGTGGCGATCGCCCTCTTGGTCGTTGCTGCCCGTCGCCCTGCAGGGATTGCTGGTCGGTGTGGGGGTCGGCGTGGGGGAAGAACTGGTGTTTCGAGGCTGGCTGCTGGATGAGCTAGAGCGAGACTATCGCCCCGCCGTCGCCCTGTGGAGCAGTAGCCTGATCTTCGCGATTTTGCATTACCTGAAGCCGCCTACCGAGATCCTGCGCACCCTCCCCGGCTTCCCCGGACTGGTGCTGCTGGGGCTGACGCTCGTGTGGGCCAAGCGATCCACCGCTACTTGGCGAGGGCTCACCCGACGCGGCCAGTTGGGTCTGCCCATTGGTCTCCATGCGGGATTGGTGTGGGGATCCTATGTGCTGCATGTGGGCGAATGGATTGACTATGGCGATCGCGTTCCCGAATGGGTCACGGGTATTGATCAAAATCCCTTGGCGGGGCTGATGGGGATTGGCTGTTTGGGTCTGATCGCCGCTGTCATGGGATGGCGATCGCGTCATTGA
- a CDS encoding alpha/beta fold hydrolase — MTTLPPTSAPPTVQTWTWRTYPITYAQEGIQGPAIVLVHGFGASWGHWRKLMPLLAEHYQVYALDLLGFGASAKPTPGEAIAYTFETWGALVGDFCREVVQAPVTVVGNSIGCVVAMQTAVDYPDWVQGVALINCSLRLLHDRYRSTLPWFRRTGAGMMQSILGVQWLGRQFFQAIAKPKTVRRILLQAYAQPEAVTDDLVTMLMTPAADVGAADVFLAFTRYSQGPLPEDLLAILPCPALILWGVEDPWEPIDLGRRLAEFDCVDAFIPLERAGHCPQDEVPEVIAPLLQDWMNQKRAIAPSM; from the coding sequence ATGACGACTCTTCCTCCCACCTCTGCCCCACCCACGGTTCAAACTTGGACATGGCGCACCTACCCCATTACCTATGCCCAGGAGGGCATCCAAGGGCCTGCCATTGTTCTGGTTCACGGTTTTGGCGCGTCTTGGGGGCACTGGCGCAAACTCATGCCCTTGTTGGCAGAGCACTACCAGGTCTATGCCTTGGATCTTCTAGGATTTGGAGCCTCTGCTAAGCCTACGCCTGGGGAGGCGATCGCCTATACCTTTGAGACCTGGGGAGCCCTCGTGGGCGACTTTTGCCGCGAGGTGGTGCAGGCTCCGGTGACGGTGGTGGGCAATTCCATTGGCTGTGTGGTGGCCATGCAAACGGCGGTCGATTATCCCGACTGGGTGCAGGGCGTGGCGTTGATCAACTGTTCTCTGCGGCTCTTGCACGATCGCTATCGCAGCACGCTGCCTTGGTTCCGGCGCACGGGGGCGGGCATGATGCAGAGTATTCTGGGTGTCCAATGGCTAGGACGGCAGTTTTTCCAAGCGATCGCCAAGCCCAAGACGGTTCGCCGGATTTTACTGCAGGCCTATGCCCAACCAGAAGCCGTTACCGATGACTTGGTGACCATGTTGATGACCCCAGCGGCTGATGTAGGCGCTGCGGATGTATTCCTGGCCTTCACCCGCTATTCTCAGGGGCCGTTGCCGGAGGATCTCCTGGCGATCTTGCCCTGTCCGGCCCTGATCCTCTGGGGAGTTGAGGATCCCTGGGAGCCGATTGATCTGGGGCGGCGGCTGGCTGAGTTTGACTGTGTCGATGCCTTCATTCCCCTAGAGCGGGCGGGGCACTGTCCCCAGGATGAAGTGCCGGAGGTGATTGCTCCCTTGCTGCAGGACTGGATGAACCAGAAACGGGCGATCGCCCCCTCTATGTAA
- a CDS encoding transglycosylase SLT domain-containing protein, with product MVKPLQETPGKIALALGAGAIILALGGAITAFRYPGLLNRLPIVGQSNEISDDLFADQDLDANRESAVLALVSLPAEARQADLEAIANQPEASLERSRARYLLATDLLNQRQPQEALRWLQGLEAEYSPFAPYVLYQTALAHEALDQRAEALETWQQLANDYPDDPVSVEALYAIGITSSDTQYWDRAIANFPSHPRTLDIAQARLTSNPGQVDLLRLLARYGLHLPNSGAVLNELAEDHTAELTPEDWETIGFGYWEKQIYGQAGRAYARATATPRNLYRAGRGAQLGDRTQDAIQAYQRLYETFPNEPDTAQGLIHLASLTSSSRQAIAYLDIVRENFPDRAADALLERANRLDELQSAESAQQARQSVLTQHSSSDAAATLRWQQVQRTLQANDRETAQAWAKQLLEENPNSDHAAESAFWIGRLSQESGNSQAAQAAYETILRNYPDSYYAWRAAIALGWDVGDFTSTRQKMVPIQIPPRHQTPLDGSEVLQELYWLGQDQDAWTRWQVEYRDRMEPTVAQQFTDGVMRLGVGDNLEGIFMVESLAWREDPEEQQQYQALRQQSAYWQARYPFLYDDLIQEWSSDRQLNPLLVVSLIRQESRFEPKIESVAGALGLMQVLPETADWIAAQSDDIGEFTMTDPNDNIKLGTWYLDYTHREYGNNSLLAIASYNAGPGSVADWLDRFGFSDPDLFVEQIPFPETKGYVESVFGNYWNYLRVYNPDLARRLAGYSPEQAAMLDP from the coding sequence ATGGTGAAGCCACTCCAAGAAACACCAGGTAAAATCGCCCTAGCCCTTGGAGCAGGAGCGATCATCCTAGCGTTGGGCGGCGCAATTACCGCATTTCGCTATCCAGGGCTGCTCAACCGGCTGCCCATCGTCGGTCAATCTAACGAGATCTCAGACGATCTCTTTGCCGACCAAGACCTTGATGCCAACCGCGAATCGGCGGTGCTGGCTCTGGTATCCCTCCCCGCCGAGGCACGCCAGGCTGATCTAGAAGCGATCGCCAACCAACCCGAAGCTTCCCTAGAACGAAGCCGGGCCCGCTATCTCCTGGCCACCGACCTGCTCAACCAACGGCAACCCCAAGAGGCCCTCCGGTGGCTCCAAGGTCTGGAAGCAGAGTATTCTCCCTTTGCGCCCTACGTGCTGTACCAAACGGCCCTTGCCCACGAAGCTTTAGATCAGCGAGCCGAAGCGTTGGAAACCTGGCAGCAGTTGGCCAATGATTATCCCGACGATCCGGTATCCGTAGAGGCGCTCTATGCCATCGGCATCACCAGCAGCGACACCCAATATTGGGATCGGGCGATCGCCAACTTTCCCTCCCATCCCCGCACCCTCGATATTGCCCAAGCCCGGCTCACCAGCAATCCTGGTCAGGTCGATCTGCTGCGGCTGCTGGCCCGCTACGGGCTGCACTTACCCAACAGCGGCGCGGTGCTCAATGAGTTGGCAGAAGATCATACTGCAGAGTTGACACCAGAAGACTGGGAAACCATCGGCTTTGGCTATTGGGAAAAACAAATTTATGGTCAGGCTGGCCGCGCCTATGCCCGCGCCACCGCCACCCCTCGCAACCTTTACCGAGCTGGACGGGGCGCGCAGTTGGGGGATCGCACCCAGGATGCCATCCAGGCCTATCAGCGACTGTATGAAACTTTTCCCAACGAACCTGATACAGCCCAAGGCTTGATTCACCTAGCATCACTGACATCATCATCCAGACAAGCGATCGCTTATCTAGATATCGTGCGGGAAAACTTCCCTGATCGCGCCGCTGATGCTCTTCTAGAACGCGCCAATCGCCTCGACGAACTGCAAAGCGCTGAATCTGCCCAGCAAGCTCGCCAATCGGTGCTCACCCAGCACAGCTCATCCGACGCAGCGGCAACCCTGCGCTGGCAACAGGTGCAGCGAACCCTCCAGGCAAATGATCGCGAGACAGCTCAGGCTTGGGCTAAACAACTGCTGGAGGAAAACCCCAACAGCGACCATGCCGCCGAATCAGCCTTCTGGATCGGCCGCCTCAGTCAGGAATCTGGCAATAGCCAAGCGGCCCAAGCCGCCTACGAGACCATTCTTAGAAATTATCCCGACTCCTACTATGCCTGGCGGGCAGCGATCGCCCTCGGGTGGGATGTGGGCGACTTCACCAGCACCCGACAGAAAATGGTGCCCATTCAAATTCCGCCCCGCCACCAAACGCCCCTGGATGGCTCCGAGGTCTTGCAGGAACTCTACTGGCTGGGACAGGATCAAGACGCCTGGACTCGCTGGCAAGTGGAATATCGCGATCGCATGGAGCCGACGGTTGCCCAACAGTTTACCGATGGCGTCATGCGCTTGGGCGTGGGCGACAACCTAGAAGGCATCTTCATGGTGGAAAGCTTGGCCTGGCGCGAGGATCCAGAAGAGCAGCAGCAATACCAAGCCCTGCGCCAACAATCTGCCTATTGGCAAGCCCGTTATCCGTTTTTATACGACGATCTGATTCAGGAATGGTCGAGCGATCGCCAGTTAAACCCTCTGCTGGTGGTCTCGCTGATTCGCCAAGAGTCGCGCTTTGAGCCCAAAATTGAATCGGTAGCCGGAGCTCTAGGTCTGATGCAGGTGCTGCCAGAAACCGCGGATTGGATCGCTGCTCAGTCCGACGATATCGGCGAGTTTACGATGACCGATCCCAATGACAACATCAAATTGGGCACCTGGTATCTAGACTATACCCATCGAGAATATGGCAACAATTCTCTATTGGCGATCGCCAGCTACAACGCCGGGCCAGGCAGCGTAGCCGACTGGCTCGATCGCTTTGGCTTCAGTGATCCCGATCTGTTTGTGGAGCAAATTCCCTTCCCAGAAACCAAGGGCTATGTAGAATCTGTCTTTGGCAACTATTGGAACTACCTACGGGTTTATAATCCTGACTTGGCGCGTCGTTTAGCAGGCTATTCCCCTGAACAAGCTGCCATGCTCGATCCCTAG